In the genome of Vicia villosa cultivar HV-30 ecotype Madison, WI linkage group LG7, Vvil1.0, whole genome shotgun sequence, one region contains:
- the LOC131619057 gene encoding imidazoleglycerol-phosphate dehydratase, chloroplastic-like: MKLTLPQPQLHPKCLPFPSLKSKVSVFQTTSCPPFQASIFSANQRNLTPLNISRNISTFALLGGNNTSTSQIDPGARIGEVKRVSKETNVSVKINLDVSVIADSCSGIPFLDHMLDQLASHGLLDVHVKAIGDIHIDDYHTNEDIALAIGTALLQALGDRKGINWFGNFSAPHDEALVNVSLVISVYCLQHL, encoded by the exons ATGAAGCTCACTCTACCTCAACCTCAATTGCACCCTAAATGCCTTCCATTTCCCTCTCTCAAATCTAAGGTTTCCGTTTTTCAGACAACATCGTGCCCACCTTTCCAAGCTTCAATTTTTTCAGCCAATCAACGCAATCTCACGCCATTGAATATTTCCAGAAACATCTCCACCTTTGCTTTGCTCGGTGGCAACAACACTTCAACTTCCCAAATTGACCCAG GTGCTAGAATTGGAGAGGTGAAAAGGGTCTCCAAGGAAACCAATGTATCAGTCAAAATCAACTTGGATGTATCTGTGATTGCTGATAGTTGTTCTGGAATTCCCTTCCTTGATCATATGCTTGAT CAACTTGCATCACATGGACTGTTAGATGTACATGTAAAGGCTATAGGTGACATACATATTGATGACTATCACACAAATGAAGATATCGCTCTTGCTATTGGAACG GCTTTGTTGCAGGCTCTTGGTGATAGGAAGGGTATTAACTGGTTTGGTAACTTCTCGGCTCCACACGACGAAGCATTAGTTAACGTTTCTTTGGTAATTAGTGTGTACTGTTTGCAACATTTATAA
- the LOC131617222 gene encoding histidinol dehydrogenase, chloroplastic-like encodes MILQAITFSNMYAPEHLIINVKDAEKWESFIENAGSWTPESVGDYASGTNHVLPTYAYARMYNGVSLDSFLKYITMQSLTEEGLRKV; translated from the exons ATGATACTTCAA GCCATCACTTTCTCAAACATGTATGCACCCGAGCATTTGATTATCAATGTAAAAGACGCGGAGAAGTGGGAAAGTTTTATCGAGAATGCAG GGTCGTGGACACCAGAGAGTGTCGGTGATTACGCAAGTGGGACAAACCACGTCCTTCCCACTTACGCATATGCAAGAATGTATAACGGTGTGTCATTGGACTCTTTCCTCAAGTACATAACTATGCAATCTCTCACAGAGGAAGGTCTAAGGAAGGTATAA